The sequence tttttaaagaaaattaagcAATTCAGAGCCTTTGAAATTGGCCAAAAAACAGGAGAACTAAGCTTCTACACCTATAGTGAATATATTATGTGAACGTggttcttgctctctttctctcaacaTCACGATTATGAAACCTTCGACataatcaagaaaaaaatttctaaagcCCAATTACATTAAATCACAAAttcaaaacattattttaacaTGCAATTATCGAAACATAAATACATAACTATAAATAAATCTTCACAGTTTTGGAGGAGAGCAGAGAGGAGGAGATGTGCGACCACCATGAAGCTCCAGAAGGTTTTCTAGTTGACCAGGAAGGAAGAAATCACGGATCATATGactttttgttcaattttcatAGACTATACAAATTGTTCAAACAGATAATTCGGGTCTtttaacaaatatttaacaGATAGAACTCAAAAATTTTAAGAACGAAAACAAAAGGTTCGAAATTTACTTAAACCCAACAATAACAgacgaaattaaaattaattagagcAAAGTCGGTACAAATTCGAAAttccaaaaaccaaaattatatgcaaaatatcaaaatttataaCACAAAGAACTCACCAAAATCGAATCAAATGGAGAGAATGAACCATCAGGATATGAGGAATGAGGCAAGGCAGGGGCCACTATGAGTGAGTTTTGGGTTGTGGATTTCAAATTTCTCATTCGGGGAAAGGATGAGGATTCTAGGTTGGGGAAAGCAAGGAGCAGGGAGAAAAAGGAGGATGCCCAAAAAAGCAAAACGATTTCTAGGCTTTGATGGAGTCTGTAGCCAGTTGGACTTGCTAGAGTGTTTTATCACTGTGCTGTTGAAGAGAAAGAATGACACCTAAGAACTCAACAGAAAGAATGGCAACCTTTTAATAACACAAACTAAGCAAGGGTAAAATCGGAATGAcactgtgcttatgaacagtgtTTCAGTTGATTTtcagttttagtatatattgaATTTTCTAAACAAAAATGAGACTGGCACACTATTTAGTACTATAGTTTAatgatattcttttttatttgtaagttgtaagtaaaaggtcttaggttcgattctcgccaaaggtgaattatttgaaccacattattgctaactcattgtgaggctaagcttaCCCCATCCCCATAGTGTAGGTAATATCGCCTTGTAAAAAAAGGTTAATTTTGATGCATGAAGATCTAGAACTATGTTTTAGAAAAATATTAAGAGATGGGTTTCACCCATTTATTGTGTGAAAACGTAATTATCCACGAAAATTTGAATAAATTATGAGTAATATCAATGTGCAAGTGTGACAGTCCAAAAGATTATTCAGCATAACATATTCCCAACGACCAAATTAGTTTCACGAAGCCTAAGACGGGACCAACCAACTTGAGTCAATACATAAAGAAAGTTAAATAGTTTTATACAAGCAATACTAAATTTAAAGGAGGGGGAAGTTGAACTCGGGACTTTACGTAGATGAGCGAATACATTTAATCAAGTAAGTTACAACTTACGAGTCCCTTGCATATTCCTTAATTAGTTCTTTATCCGATAGATTCACTTGTAGGAGATATTTGTGTATTTTGTAGATTAAAAATAGGAAGGCATGGAAATTGCAAAAGAATCTTCAAGAGGGCAATCTAAACTGTATAAACCGGTCTGTACTATTGAGTTCAAACAAGCAAAAGGTCTCCAGTTTTAATGGACGAAGGCAATGTTCAAATTTTACCTGTTGCTATTGAAACAAATTTGgacctctttttcttttatttcgaGCCGAAACAAAACAATGATATCCTTTTACGACATGCGGGATCGATGATGTGGTGACAAGGaataaaatatcggtaatatcggaaatatcggtagttcgaaaacacggaaatatcgatggaaatatcgggataatatcgatatcgataaaaattacatggaaaccacggaaattgtaagaaaaacttagaaatttttattgaaactttgcaggatgtttatttagtcaattatctattagtttatcacaaaaaattggaaggaaatgcattgcatgatagatttaacattatcaagttgattatatagcgagctgacaaacattgtgaatgtataaaatatgtagtaattaatgaaagaaatttaaacacaccaattGGGGCTTATTGCGGCAAGTTTTTTAGATATGACCTCGCATCAAGTCGTCTTTTGTGTTAATTTGTAATCTTAACTGGTTTTGTTGTGTTGTGTCAATTAGTTAAATTAAGCGGTACATCCAATTGGGgcttataaacattttaattctCCTTAAACATTCTAAACCAAATCTAACAAGGATCAATTACAATTCTAATACGATGTTGTAATTACTTGGAGTTTTTTAGGGCAATATGTAACACCCACCCCCATTTATAAAGATATATTTGTGTAATTATCCCCTAAACATTttaatatatcaaattggtccTCTTTGACTACCAATTAGGATCCAAAACATTGGATCCCTTTCTTTCTGAAGTGGCCACGTGACAGCCCCCCTCcactcttctcttttctctctctgttcTCCCGTGACTCCcttcttattttcttcttctttctgttttcttttctttttcttctgtctccctctcggctctctctcatatctccctcatctctcttctctgcaccgCAGCACGCACGCACCCATCTCCCTGCGAGgaacatcaccatcaccatctcgTCCGTCGTCCCCATCGGCGCTCTCTACTCCCTCTCCCTCTGGCTCTCCAACTTCGCCTACATCTTCCTCTCCGTCTCCTTCATCCAGATGCTCAAGGTCCTCATGCCCGTCGCCGTCTACTCCATCGGCGTCGGCGTCGCCTTTCAAGCAATGtcgcgataatatcgctaatatcgcgatattattgctaatatcgcgatattatcgatattatcgatattatctcgATTTTTTTACGAAAACCTATTGGATGTGTGGAAATATCGGACTCcgaaaaaaacaataatattgACGAAATATCGTCGCtattatcgattttttataCCTTGGGTGACACAACTTAGGAACATGTTACGCGATGCTCAAATCATGAAAAGTTTGGCTCCAACAAATATTTTTGTGAGAAAATTCTTTCAACATTTTATTTAGCAGTAAGTACACATAACAACTCAATCTTTAAGGTTGAGTCTGAATTGATTCaggcctttaaaaaaaaatttcaaataaatatatattgttttgaaaATTGCACATTTGTTAAATCACTAGAGTCAAGTGACATCCTCAGCAAAGTTAaggcctggtttggtactgaggtgattctgaaaaaagctggtataaaaaaaagctgggagctttttttgtgtttggtaaacattcagcttcagttttttttcacagttttgggtgaaaaaaagccaaaaacaagaagttgcaaaacccagctttgaaaaaccggcttttttttcacatttgttttacataaaagtttaccaaacactataatactgcttttttttttcaaaagcatttttacaaaaaaagtttaccaaacactctacaaatttatttcacagccactTACTCTCACAACATAGGagaatcagttttttttcaaaacacagcaataccaaaccagccctaagtcaTGACGTGGACAAATAAATTGAAGGGCATGGCCCAAAGCTGGCAGTTTTAGCCAAACTAGTATAGGGTTAAACTTGGCTAAAACGGGTTAATTTGAGGATCCATAACTGACGTGTATGTGAAAACGCAAACTTGCCCTATAAGTATATTTGTCCCAAGGCATTATTTAAATCTAGTAAATGTCCAGTTTTACAAAACATTAATTAGGTAGGTATTTGGAATGCTTAAAAATTTAGATGTTTGTGGGTATTTAACATTTTACCTGTGTTGGTTTATTAATTACTCAATGAGAAATGTCAAAAAGACTTTCTCTCAAAATGTGAGATTCTTCATGAATTCTCCCTCACAAAACatcatattttttatattaaaatataacgTTGGTACGAAAATTCCATGAGATGATAAAGAATTCATAAAGAATGAAGACTCATCATAACATTTCTCTTGACGACAAGCTTTCATTGAAAAAATGATAAGAAAAAGTTGGCCAAAAGTAGTTTGCTATGTACACCTGTTCGTGTTTGATAGGCTAACCCTGTTTTTCTTTACACTAGTACAAAAGCACAGCTTCACTTCACCCCACTCCCCACAAACACCCCCCCAGACACACACTATTCCCCTGAAAAAATATTCCCCCTCTCTCGTCTGCCCTAAAAGATGAGCTCTTCGGAACCGCCCAAGCCTCCCGCTGatgggaagaaaagaaaatcaatattCTCATCAGCTGAAGGGGAAAGCAAACTTCAAAAACTCTCTTCGGAACCGCCCAAGTCTCCCGCTGATGGgatgaaaagaaaatcaaaattcTCTTCAGCTCATGGGGAAAGCAAACTTCAAAAACTCTCAAGTAAGTAGTGGATCCTATTTCAAAACACTAAAAGTCTCCATCTTTTCAGCCTTTTGGGATTTTAATGCTTGTGTtctcttatttttgttttttttagtttcttCTGGTGATGGTGGCAGCAGCGTTCATCAAGCAGCTAAAGCTAAAGGTCAGATCttgttttccatcttttgtttcAAAGTTGTCATTTTTAATGCATGGGGCTTCTGATTCTATATGTTTCAACTTGTTTTTGGAATATAGTGTTGTGTGATCTCCAAAAAAGTTGgcacctttttcattttttcttcttgtttccagtttcttgctttattttattttattttccttaaACCCCTATATGAAATTGAGAGATTCTTATCATATTTCTTCCAAAGTTGTTAGACAAAAACTAAAACGAAAATGTTTCATCTTTCCGGGCGTTTTGGGATtttaaatatgttttttttttaattttttttagtagttttttCCGGTGATGGCAGCAGGTTAAGTTGTGAAGTTTATTTCGTTTTCAACCGATCTGTTACCAAACCTTATTTGTTGTTATTAGGgatcgaggaggagaaggaggctGTTGATGAAAAAAACAACTGAACAGGCTGATGATGAGGAAACACAAGAGGATCGTGCTGATGAGGAACCAGAGGAGGATGAGCCAGACGAGGTCCTTGTGCTAAATGACCCTGATCGCTGGCCAGAGAGGCGTCCGGTGGCGAGGAGACCAACTGGTTCACCAGATTCCGACGAGATGCTGGGCGATGATGGATATGACGATTGAGTGATGATTTACCCCTTACAAATTCATGATGAAAGTTAATATGTTTAAGACTAAAAGTTTAGTTCCGCGTAGTTAACATGCTAGCTACTTATATAGTTAATTATCCACTCATAGTTAGGTACTCTTGGCCTCTGGTTGGACCAGATCAGAGAGGTTTATGGAGCTTCTTTATGCTACTGATGAAATGAAGACCCAacttataattaattaaattttcttCAAGACTTAATTATAATTATGCTACATACTTAATTTTTCACTAATTATAATGATGATTGTGTTGGTTGCCATCTAATCAAAGACTAAAAATCTAATTTTTCACTAACATTGGTAACAACTAACATGGTAAGGTATGCTATTATCGTGTCATTCCATgctaataatacaaaaatatatgcaTGACCTTGTATCAGGGTTGGGGTTGAGATTTTAGAGGTCTTGTGCAAGACTTAAATGGGGATCCTTATCAGTACCAGCGCTTGACAACTCTACCAAGAAAGCATtgtgatacacacacacacacacacacacatatatataaaggtTTTTAGAATTTGGGGGCCCCAAAAAACGGGGGACACTAGGTGATCGCACACTTTGCACGCTTCAAGGTCGGCCCTGCCTTGTATCATTGACATAAAACGTTGGTGTATTAGTATAATGGGACTAAATAAGTTGTTTTCGTATCATAGACGAGCAAAATTAGGGGTGCACATTTTAATGGGTATATTGACCAACCGATATAAATTGGGTtgagttgggttgggttgggttctAAACATTAGAACTTATTTTCGAGTAAAAACCTAACTCACTAGAATCACTATAATTTTTAAACTTAGTAGTATATTGAATAGATATATTCACAAACTTTAGTAACTTTTAAATGCACTTGTATATTAATACTTGCTTTGACTAGTGAAATTTATTATTAACATATAGTGATTCTTTAACATTAAATTCACATAATTTGGGCCTAATTGATGTAATTGTTGATTATTTGTCGCTCAAACTCatattagagcatctccaatcaTGCTAAAAGTTACTTTAGAAGTTCCCTAAAAAATACTCCAATCATACTCTCTAGTTTAGGGaatcattttttattctttgaaaTTTAAGATCTCCTACGAGAATTCAGAATTCCTAtctttggtggtggatagcgaGTGTAactgaagataaaaaaaattcaaatcctctCTGAAATTTAGCTACAAGCTTATTTAAGGAGCTCATTAAAGATGCACTTATGCATAAGAAAGAAACCAATTAGCCCAACCAGGGAAACACATCATACCCAAAACCGCCAAAACAATGGTTTGCCCATTTTAATAGGTAGCAATGAGCTTGAAGAATTCCAATCCGAGCCCATTGAGTTGGCCTATGAGTTGAAGTCCAACCCGACCAATCCAACTCTTATTCAtccctaagaccatctccaatggtgacctaaaacctaaaaatatttagtccagaaaatttaggttttagcccagaaatagtttttctactccaacccttttggcttaaaattttagctcGAGATTATCAAATAATGAAttaaggctaattttttttttaaaaacaaatttatgttgactatcctaaattaattatatgaacattttaacctaaaaatatttaaattcaaataaattttgaaaaatcactaaatcaatacatgaaaatcatgataaaccatataaacttaatacaaatgacatttaataaaccatataaacttaatacaaatgacaattaataaaccacataaacttaatataaTCGAAAACtcataaacttaataatgatatcTACCATCTTGACTTGGTGATGGACTTGGGTGATAGTCTTGAGATGAATCGTGatcttgaaatatactcctTGTGGCATTCCTTCGTAAAATGTCATTTTGCTTACCACGTAAGTATTTCTTCATCTCTAGAGTGTTGGTTGCCATCTAATCAAAGACTAAAAGTTTAGCTTTCTTGCTACTTAGCACTAATTATAATTATGTTACATACTTAATTATCAggctgcacacacacacacacacacacacagatatatGTATACAGTCTATCTATCTGCCTATGTCCGCATGAATTAACCACACAAGAGCTCCTTTGCAGCTTATTATTATTTCTGCTAAAGCAAGAGTACTCTTACTTCAGATGTGTTGCATGTGTTTGCAAGTCCCTCCCCCGGCCCCCGTATGCGTATAGTGTTGGTGGTCTCCTATATATTtacttgtaattctttttcttgtttcccTGCCCTTGTCTCCTAGTTGGAGTCTAATCGAATTACATTGTTTACCATGTTTAAAACGAGATTCTAATAATTGATTAAGGATCTTTTGATATTTTGttacttgtttaatttttttccaaTATGAATTTGTAGGGTTTCTAGGGTTATCTTAGATTATAACTAGGTCATGTCGCCATTAGGTTTGCAATCAATTGATATTATTATCCATAAACTTTGGAGTTTACTCTATTTTTCGGTGAATTCCAAATTACAGGCGACTTCAGCTTATTTGGTAATGGATTCTAGCGTGAGGATTTTTGCTCAATATCACTTGTTGTGTATCCCGCTGCGTGAGGTgcgcttgttttttttttttttttctgttttttttttcttaaataaaaaGTAAGCCCAATTTGGTTAGTTTAGCATCCATGGTCCAACTTTGACCGATCGCCGTAACGTCTTATGGAAATTAGACAGAACCCTTGGAATTTGgaaagaggaaaaagtaagCTAGCTAGGTTAAGGATTCCCCAACTCATGAAATAATTAGTACTCAGAACCCAGCAAactgaactctctctctctctccgagaAGGGGATTGTTGAAATTTTCCGGCTCACTGGAGTATTGAAAGGGGTTTACATATATGtatgaagtttttttgttttggtttttttactGATGTCAATTATATAAGATGACCAGTGACCACACATGGAAAACCCAAAGAAATTAACGTCACCTATATATAAAGATCTCAAGAACATTGTAGCAAAATCTTAGAATTATCTGTGCATAGGTGCGATGTCGCCTACCACTCTTCTCCTCGCCATTGGCTTGGTGTGACTATTCAAACACAAATGAAATCTCTTTGATTTCTATCGACGATTACAGTTCGCGCGCATTTCAGTTCCCAATTCAAGCTCAAACGATGAACACCTACATCGCGGtttcatcatttcagattgagatTGTGGCTGActtggatttttattttatttatgttcttgttttgtattattttttttattttgggtcTTAACACATAATTGGTTAAATGGAAAGGACAAATATGTTGTAACAACCCGTTCTAGGATTTATGGAACAAAaagggtatttttgtattttcactaagtttgggagatattttcctttttaaaatgatttttgggTCTTAAATGGTGTGCCCAAAGGGCCCACCCCCTGTTTTGTCCCCCGGTTCCCATcccattttccttctttttctggtttttataactctctttctctccttcaGCTTTCTCCCCTCTTTTCTCACCCTCAAGCTCACCTCTCTCTCGGACTCTTTCCCGATCGACACCCGCACCCATAGATACAAACGCACGTAGGCCACCAACCTTTTCTCTGTACTCCTTCACCATTCAGAGAGCCTCTCCCGTACCTTTTGTTCCTCCTTTCCCTCTGCGAGTAAAAGTCTGAGACCACCCATCGATTTCTCCGGCGAGTTCCTCGTCCTTCCGATTTGGGTAAGCTTCAAAACACTCCAAATGCTTCTCTTTTCATCCTATAATTCCTTTCTGACCATGTTGTTGTGTTTTGGACGTCAACATAAGAAGAAACAACTCGGAGGGTGTTTTTCCAGTTTTACCGGCTAGTTCGACCGCTTTCGATGCATTTTTCGGTCAAACCATGACGAGTTAGATGTCATGtgagataccattctcttcgtctcatcgagaACTATGATTTCcgttttttgaatcactcgatttcgttgagtatttacaaagttatgaacgtttaaagtttgtcCCATTTTCCAGTCGAAATCCGGCCTTCTTCCCTGACGAGTAACAGGCTCCCAAGCCCAACCTTTCAAACCAGGCCCTTTGGGCCTTATCACATTAGGGCCTTTGGCCCGTTAAAACAAAACCCaacccatttaattattctatATGTTTTCTAAAATTCAAAGTCATGTGGGCCGAGCTctcaagcccaaacccattAGAAACCTTGAAACCCTAAGCCCTTTAAACCTTTTAAACCCGTAccctttttaattattaaacccCAAAGCCTTTTGAggtcaaaaccctaaaccctaaaccctaaccggCCCAAACCCTTTATGGGGAATATTCTATTgacttttacaaaattttacCGGGATtattcttagggtaattcgacatCCTGAATCCATTTCTGACGTCCGtattcccaaattcaattgttataatagagttttattaattggactctttatgtgcttaggtgcatatATTGTGACGTTTCCATGATTACTAGTTTGCATGGCTCTTCGGCGGCTaagtatttgtgagtggaccccttttaaaatgcatgttttaatagtagaaatgcatacatggaaaagcatgatttagcaattatgttttatgaagcgCTATGAGATAACGTGCTTATTGAGGTTATtgtgaattattactatttttcctataacccgtgttcttatagaatatctgatggatgcagatatgatatttagaacatgtttagaacgcctctttatagtatagatgatggatgactttatactatgaagttgtttttcaatatatatatatatatatatatatgttcaatggttttgcatTTACCTAGTGGTCCCTATTCCGCTACGGGATGAAGGGATAGATTCTAGTCCATCCCGGGCGACAGTTATGGTGTTGGCATAAGGCCTAAAGTGtttttcctctggctattagcACAGGGAGGGGGAGCCGGCATGGAGCCTGGGGGTAATTTTCCTTTGACTGTttgctcagagacggggagtCAGCATGGGGCCTGGAGAGTTATCGGACATTCACTAGTggttattatatatacaagttatgatttgagacattgcacggcatgctaggtttcgaaaaacctatgtttatcatgatatatatgtgttttcataaaacatgggggttagtatgttgataattgttttatgatatatatatatcaacttggttcactcatgtttgttttgcgcccccttcaggacttagaatcgaggcacaCAATCCCGGCGTCAAGACACTTCCGCATCTGCATCTTTGAGTCCtttcggtgtaggacccactcctttgttcattcaattttatattaattatttaagTGTTCTAGATTAGTTGTGTGCTTTGAACACATTCCTaaaatgcatattcattatattttatatttataagtcttatttattcCTTGTTCTCAacatttgcattcaataaaAGACTTTCGTCACCTTTGAGTGTCAGtcagcacgtgtctatcctggaaTTTCGaggaatatcgggatcggggtgtgtcatatatCCTTACACGTGAGGCTTACGCTGAGACTATGAACGGATAGTTGACGAAACTTTCAATGTTGACAGATTTCACCACAAGggtttaaattctaattttctcACCATGGGGGCTATCTTCCAGCTACCCTATCACCACCGGGACCATTAGTCCAATTAGACCAAAATATTAAGTGCTCATGAAGAAAATgtcctattttttttaatttgactcTTAatagttttgtt is a genomic window of Malus domestica chromosome 09, GDT2T_hap1 containing:
- the LOC139188111 gene encoding uncharacterized protein gives rise to the protein MGKANFKNSQFLLVMVAAAFIKQLKLKGSRRRRRLLMKKTTEQADDEETQEDRADEEPEEDEPDEVLVLNDPDRWPERRPVARRPTGSPDSDEMLGDDGYDD